One stretch of Paroedura picta isolate Pp20150507F chromosome 13, Ppicta_v3.0, whole genome shotgun sequence DNA includes these proteins:
- the LOC143822915 gene encoding uncharacterized protein LOC143822915: MDADARICLSFLYKNDPFYSLCLSDLMAAPQRVQNTFLKEQKNLTMTVKKLEHQKLTRLRQLNEEKRQFSLLMKKRLAPALSVRRGSSLATERGSQRISSSIKFSSLASSDSGWKSAGAKPGPKAAVGVPSVVTQELPASRTSKLCKVNSVPGASGLFHAFSSPRKAKATLSKEFTTQKKGEFEVTLRPFCPPKRPSGTCRKEDCKTGQLFTDRRVCHKAITAEGASLHLDH; this comes from the exons ATGGATGCCGATGCCAGGATCTGCTTGTCGTTCTTATACAAGAACGACCCTTTTTATTCGCTCTGCCTTTCCGACTTGATGGCAGCGCCGCAAAGGGTTCAGAATACGTTTCTCAAGGAGCAGAAGAACCTCACCATG acgGTAAAGAAGCTGGAACACCAGAAGCTGACCCGGTTGAGGCAACTCAACGAAGAGAAGAGGCAGTTTAGCCTCCTGATGAAAAAGCGGCTGGCCCCCGCCCTCTCGGTCAGAAGAGGATCCTCCCTGGCCACGGAAAGAGGCTCCCAAAGGATCTCCTCCAGCATCAAATTTTCTTCTCTCGCTTCCAGTGACAGCGGCTGGAAGAGTGCAGGAGCAAAGCCCGGTCCCAAAGCAGCAGTTGGTGTTCCTTCCGTCGTCACCCAAGAGCTCCCTGCGAGCAGGACTTCGAAGCTCTGCAAAGTGAATTCAGTGCCTGGGGCAAGTGGACTCTTTCATGCTTTTAGCTCACCGAGGAAAGCCAAGGCTACCCTCTCGAAAGAGTTCACAACACAGAAAAAGGGGGAATTTGAGGTAACTTTGAGGCCGTTCTGTCCTCCTAAGCGACCCTCCGGCACTTGTCGGAAAGAAGACTGCAAAACGGGGCAGTTGTTCACTGACAGGCGTGTATGCCACAAAGCCATAACCGCAGAGGGGGCTTCACTCCACCTGGACCATTGA
- the TCTN2 gene encoding tectonic-2 has product MVSRGLLWGLLVLSGARAQSEGPGFKPSLIYMSGPMVTASLVGSSADVFSLSVADNETGMLPLEDCSGRNRTGDWSLNVTSQGNVSRVTVLLTRNLQLCTANRTGCCTEVLCLVTALQVSACQDSTVVAILLIQAEIYANTSSGNGTGKVETFDNATVIPNQVYQPLGSCPCNLTAGACDIRCCCDQECTPEMKRLFNGSCFGGVFGGDVNPPFDQLCSAQTGILTPDWFPFLCVQSSLDNTPFLGYFYHGSTTPSKVSSFKIPLQAIPRSLHNGYKQGDPIVTIDNEYFAVPQLFLSGQCANEAPVAFLQDFAIECLVTCKEGTNVLPSVAINDGAGDPINPFVTYEKKTTDIGRCVDNACEKVTFAEDYTIIWEGRRITEVKISVLFGDICPEDTLRQKFTVNFVSVNATSTEEFSGNPGYHIGKPVRAANLDSPVTTLNLWKPDGHGLCVSASRTPILFGLDAVSGCIWEVDLKENCSQLRENVADSLKSLVEVNLVGKRGNSNSSIPDDWVEIIRLDAFDPSSNTSVGILKGLCPGVPAHLNIRILTADVGAVEGIPQQEILGVQVSFSTVTWQVQCPLTCEDKVGFLPISAAVQFIKIPAQPPVPKTRFQINYTEFDCRRNDVCWPELFYPLTRFYTGEPYSQSLVKGLVLVFFILIAVLLSDPWRRICDVWNKK; this is encoded by the exons ATGGTCTCGCGGGGTCTGCTGTGGGGGCTGCTGGTGCTCTCTGGGGCGCGGGCCCAGAGTGAGGGTCCCG GTTTCAAGCCTTCGCTTATCTACATGTCTGGTCCCATGGTCACCGCCTCATTGGTGGGCAGCTCTGCAgatgttttctctctttctgtagCAGACAATGAAACAG GAATGTTACCTCTTGAAGACTGCAGTGGAAGAAACAGGACTGGGGATTGGAGCTTGAACGTCACCTCTCAAGGG AATGTTTCCAGAGTGACTGTGCTTTTGACCCGGAACCTGCAGCTCTGCACTGCTAACCGCACTGGCTGCTGCACAGAGGTCCTCTGTTTGGTCACTGCTCTGCAGGTTTCCGCATGTCAAGACTCCACAGTGGTGGCTATTCTGTTAATCCAAGCAGAGATCTATGCCAACACGTCCTCCGGGAATGGGACAGGAAAGGTGGAAACGTTTG ATAATGCAACGGTCATCCCCAATCAAGTGTATCAGCCGTTGGGCTCCTGCCCTTGCAACCTGACCGCCGGTGCCTGCGATATCCGTTGCTGCTGTGACCAG GAATGTACCCCAGAGATGAAACGGTTGTTCAACGGATCATGTTTTGGTGGTGTATTTGGTGGGGATGTCAACCCACCGTTTGACCAGCTGTGCTCTGCCCAAACTGGGATTCTCACTCCGGACTGGTTCCCCTTCTTATGCGTGCAGTCTTCCCTGGACAATACCCCTTTCCTGGGTTATTTTTACCACGGTTCTAC CACGCCCTCCAAAGTGTCTTCATTTAAGATCCCGCTTCAGGCCATCCCGAGGAGCCTTCATAACGGTTACAAACAAGGAGATCCGATTGTGACCATAGACAACGAGTATTTTGCAGTCCCTCAG CTGTTCCTCTCTGGGCAGTGTGCGAATGAGGCCCCCGTTGCGTTTCTTCAGGATTTTGCCATTGAGTGCTTGGTTACTTGCAAGGAGGGGACGAacgtgcttcccagtgtggccaTAAATGACGGCGCTGGAG ATCCCATCAATCCGTTTGTGACCTACGAGAAGAAAACAACAGACATAGGACGCTGCGTTGACAACG CATGTGAAAAGGTGACATTTGCGGAAGATTATACGATCATATGGGAAGGCAGGAGAATAACAGAAGTGAAGATCTCTGTCCTTTTTGGAGACATATGCCCAGAAG ACACCCTGAGGCAGAAGTTCACTGTAAACTTTGTGAGCGTGAATGCGACAAGCACAGAAGAGTTCTCTGGGAATCCAG GGTATCACATTGGAAAACCAGTCAGAGCCGCAAACCTGGATTCTCCAGTTACCACTTTAAACCTTTGGAAGCCAG ATGGCCACGGTCTGTGCGTATCGGCGAGTCGCACTCccattttgtttggactggatGCGGTTTCAGGGTGCATTTGGGAAGTTGATCTCAAAGAGAACTGCAGTCAGTTAAG GGAGAATGTCGCCGACAGTCTGAAATCCTTGGTGGAAGTGAACCTGGTTGGGAAAAGAGGCAATTCCAATTCCAGCATCCCAGATGACTGGGTGGAAATCATTC GCTTAGATGCATTTGACCCTAGTTCAAACACGAGTGTTGGGATCTTAAAAGGTCTGTGCCCAGGAGTTCCTGCTCACTTGAATATCCGCATTCTCACCGCTGACGTGGGCGCGGTAGAAGGAATTCCACAACAGGAGATCCTGGGGGTACAAGTCAG TTTTTCAACAGTCACTTGGCAAGTTCAGTGTCCACTTACCTGTGAAGATAAAGTTGGCTTCCTTCCTATCTCAGCTGCAGTCCAGTTCATCAAAATACCGGCACAGCCCCCCGTTCCAAAGACAAG GTTTCAGATTAACTACACAGAATTTGACTGCAGGAGAAATGATGTTTGCTGGCCAGAGCTCTTTTATCCTCTAACACGCTTCTACACAG GTGAACCCTACTCGCAGTCTCTGGTCAAAGGCTTGGTGCTGGTGTTCTTCATCTTAATCGCTGTCCTGCTGAGTGACCCTTGGAGAAGAATCTGCGATGTGTGGAATAAAAAATAA